A window of the Methanoregula sp. UBA64 genome harbors these coding sequences:
- a CDS encoding RAD55 family ATPase translates to MDTESRIKDIPITGMAHKRSTGIVGLNLLLDGGFPQGSVIMVYGTPLAGVDLAALQFWKVEGEEGTYFMNDGDAEPDMIDATELYPEMYLPQMIGHRIVIDSFSTLVIKYGIDNALKFLRLARKEVRKRNANLMFIVYSDVHSPVEMTRIMRAADLVMELKTDIGQNEIGRTLIVHKIRDAPAPQRLLPFIITERGIEASTTSRVV, encoded by the coding sequence ATGGATACGGAGAGCCGGATCAAGGACATCCCGATCACCGGTATGGCGCATAAGAGATCCACCGGTATCGTGGGCCTCAACCTCCTGCTGGACGGAGGGTTCCCGCAGGGGTCGGTCATCATGGTGTACGGGACGCCACTTGCCGGTGTTGACCTTGCCGCACTCCAGTTCTGGAAGGTCGAGGGCGAGGAAGGCACGTACTTCATGAACGACGGGGATGCCGAGCCGGACATGATTGATGCGACCGAGCTCTACCCGGAGATGTACCTCCCGCAGATGATCGGCCACCGGATCGTGATCGATTCGTTCTCCACGCTGGTGATCAAGTACGGGATCGACAATGCGCTCAAGTTCCTGCGTCTCGCCCGCAAGGAAGTGCGCAAGCGCAACGCGAACCTGATGTTTATCGTGTACTCCGATGTCCATTCGCCGGTCGAGATGACCCGGATCATGCGGGCCGCCGACCTGGTGATGGAGCTTAAGACCGATATCGGGCAGAACGAGATCGGGCGCACGCTCATCGTCCACAAGATCCGGGATGCCCCGGCACCCCAGCGCCTGTTGCCGTTTATTATTACGGAGCGGGGGATCGAGGCATCGACCACGTCGAGAGTGGTGTAG
- a CDS encoding class I adenylate-forming enzyme family protein yields MSNVTTLLDAKSVPEAKAAFVCPSRNETYSYKQLRDEMNRIGAGLLSLGIKKGDRVCIYLDSSPEYLISYFAIWRIGAVAVPTNIVYQGEELLHAVTDAGACAIITDVHRADVVAGVQKEAPGLVHVICVGGKGAACTAAWESFPPAPAGMRAASCGMDDLCHLQYTAGTTGKPKGAMLTHGNWMTALDAEREALRLLPDDVYLGIYPMGHVGLSWGLAVLRAGGTFVMMERFEPEQYLSLAENYRVTVLAGMPPVIHTLIHAAPGTEGRLKTARLIISGGGNLLPVVWEAFDQRYHIPVANSYGLSETIVIGSGTTTLPEYPHLTKNYRSVGVAVGYTEVRVVSVDNPEQEMPPGEAGEIALRGPSVAKGYWNLPEATAAVFRHDGWFLTGDIGYMDADGILYITDRKKDMIIMSGWKVYPTEVENVIVQHPAVADVAVFGIPDERRGEMPVAAVVLKAGAALSGEEFDAFCRKHLAGYKVPRKLLIVDALPRVHGWKLLRRTLRETFGSQGQ; encoded by the coding sequence ATGTCCAACGTCACCACCCTGCTCGATGCAAAGAGCGTTCCCGAGGCAAAGGCTGCCTTTGTCTGCCCGTCTAGAAACGAGACGTACAGCTACAAGCAGCTCCGGGACGAGATGAACCGGATCGGTGCCGGCCTTCTCTCACTCGGGATAAAAAAAGGCGACCGGGTCTGCATCTATCTCGACAGCTCGCCCGAGTACCTGATCAGCTACTTTGCGATCTGGCGGATCGGGGCGGTGGCGGTCCCGACCAATATCGTGTACCAGGGAGAAGAGCTGCTCCACGCGGTAACGGACGCCGGTGCCTGCGCGATCATCACGGACGTGCACCGGGCGGACGTGGTTGCCGGGGTGCAGAAGGAAGCCCCGGGCCTCGTACACGTGATCTGTGTCGGGGGAAAGGGTGCGGCCTGCACGGCGGCATGGGAGTCGTTTCCCCCGGCGCCGGCCGGGATGCGTGCGGCCAGCTGCGGGATGGACGATCTCTGCCATCTCCAGTACACGGCCGGGACGACCGGCAAACCCAAAGGGGCAATGCTCACGCACGGGAACTGGATGACGGCGCTCGACGCGGAACGCGAGGCGCTCCGGCTCCTGCCGGACGATGTGTATCTCGGGATCTACCCGATGGGCCATGTTGGTTTGTCCTGGGGCCTCGCGGTGCTCCGGGCCGGCGGGACGTTCGTGATGATGGAACGTTTCGAGCCGGAGCAGTACCTCTCGCTTGCGGAAAACTACCGGGTCACGGTCCTTGCCGGGATGCCGCCGGTGATCCACACGCTCATCCACGCAGCACCCGGGACCGAGGGCCGGCTTAAAACCGCCCGGCTCATCATCTCGGGCGGGGGGAACCTCCTGCCCGTAGTCTGGGAGGCGTTCGACCAGCGCTACCATATCCCGGTGGCAAACTCGTACGGCCTTTCGGAGACGATCGTGATCGGGTCCGGCACGACCACGCTCCCCGAGTACCCGCACCTCACGAAGAACTACCGGAGCGTGGGAGTCGCGGTCGGCTACACCGAGGTCCGGGTAGTCTCGGTCGACAACCCGGAGCAGGAGATGCCCCCGGGCGAGGCCGGGGAGATTGCGCTCCGCGGCCCGTCGGTTGCAAAGGGCTACTGGAACCTGCCCGAGGCAACGGCCGCGGTCTTCCGTCACGACGGCTGGTTTTTGACCGGCGATATCGGATACATGGATGCGGACGGGATCCTCTACATCACCGACCGGAAAAAGGACATGATCATCATGTCGGGCTGGAAAGTCTACCCGACCGAGGTCGAGAATGTGATCGTGCAGCACCCGGCGGTGGCGGACGTGGCGGTCTTCGGGATCCCGGACGAGCGCCGGGGCGAGATGCCGGTCGCGGCAGTGGTCTTAAAAGCCGGCGCAGCGCTCTCGGGCGAGGAGTTCGATGCTTTCTGCCGGAAGCACCTTGCGGGCTACAAGGTGCCCCGGAAACTTTTGATCGTCGATGCCCTGCCCCGTGTGCACGGCTGGAAGCTGCTGCGCCGGACCCTCCGGGAAACGTTCGGTTCACAGGGGCAGTGA